The genomic window TCTCATTTTACTGTGCTTCTTTTATAATCAATATTATAGTATAGAGAGATTACATAATGCCAAGGAAAGTGAGACTTCATTTTGAAACTCAAACGTGATCTATTAAAAGGGATTGCAGTCTATTAAGAATTGTCAAGAAATTTGACAGCCACGATAGAAATTCATTGCATCctaaaaacgtgaatataataacatagttatacatattcatgtatatagatacttaaataaaacaatttcgattaactttttaattatttgttcaATCGCACATCAATCAGACAATGTCGAGCGTTTATTAAAGAACTTGACTGTAAATCTATGTGCTCACCGCAGAAGAAGACTTAAGAGGATTCTAGGTTGTCGTTAACAGCATTCAACGACTCTAAAAGTGATGCCTTACTGTCTTCAAAGTCGTAAGAATCTTGATAATTGTTTGTCGAATTATTCAGTGGGGATGATAGGGAAGAGGTTGCTCCCAAAAATATATCATTATCAAAATCAAGGAAATTTTGAGGAGGATTGTATGTCATGAGTTCTCCGCCTCCGTTAAGctctgaaatattaattagaacgaatttttcaatatcaaccAGGTAAGCGACAATAAAAGGTCAATTATCTttagaacagaaaaaaaatcttagtACAACTTTCTAATATTCTGGAGTTATCAGCATACCCATATcatctccttctctttctctatgCATCTGCGCATGTGGGTCAAGTTCTGGATTCATTGGGATCCCAAACGACATCGGATCATCGGCACCAAATAACTAGaaagaattagaaaaaataacaaaaaatgtaaGTGATTATGAGTCGAAGTTGAATGCAGACAATTAAGTATCAGATGTAGGGTtgtcatttaaaaaatgactCAAGTATCGATAGATCAAATACAACTGATTTCTTATACATACTCCCAATAGAGCATTGGCGTCAATGCTGTAACCCTCGCCTCGCAGCAATTCTCTCAAGTTATCCAACTCAGACTGCACAGTTTCCACGTGGTTGTCCACTTCGTCCCTgaagacaattttttattgtgaaaaacaaaaaccaaatATACACAGTTCTTAAAAATCGActcagtttttgaaaaaaataaatgtagtATACAAACGtatgctaaaaaaaaaaaaattaataataggAATATTGTTACTATGACtaaatctttttaaatttgtaatacATGTAAATATGAATTGTATTTATGGTTTGCTTAATCAATTGACTTGTCCGGAATAATCTAATGATAtgtaaaaattgtcaattgaaataaatattaccgtaatttttaaagaatttagAAAAGAGAAGATGTAAAGAGATATCAATTCATTGTAAACAACCCACACTCAGGAATTGGGATCAAAATTATAATCCCTATAACGTTGTTTGAACACCTTGGGGCTGATTTGAACTTACGTAGGTCCTAACCTAATTGGATCATTTAAACAACTCAATGATAAATCGCTAGACGCTGCACTACTTCCTTCTCCGTTGTTATTTGTGATGACTTCTCGATTCTTGATCCAGTTGTCAGCTTCATTACCAGTGGATCTTTCCTGACTCGGTAAATCTTTATAAGCTTCATCATCACTAACATCTTCGTTATCGTTCTCAATTGTATCAGGAATCAGCAGTATCTCGTCCagtttctgtaatttttctgtAGGTGATACATTATCCACGATTCGGTCATCTTCTGCACTGCCAACGCTGTCGATATCCAAGTCAAGGTCAAAATCGGTTGAGGACTTCATATTTGCAGCCATTGCGGCTAGTTTAGAACTCCGAACTACAGCCAATGGAACGGGTTTCATGTTCCTCTTAATTTCGACTGGTAAAGTTTTCTCAGGCGGAGGACTACTGGAAGTCGTCGCAGGCACTTCAAGATACAGCGTTTCTTCCCTAAAAACCGAGACAGCCTCGCTTGATAGCTGGTCTTGATTTTTATATTGATCTCGATTTACTTAGCTTAATACTGTCTCTCTCTCAAtcactctctcactctctcactctcttactctctcactcactctctctctctgtctctctgtttttttctatccatACTCTCAGACATGCAAATTTTATGCTGGTAGCCAGAGATAACAGCCAAAAATGTTAATATAAAACAAAGacatcaaaataaaattatataatcgggcaataaatatttcatcgaaAGGTTTGAAGCCCTAATACATTTACAGAATTATGGGCATAAAACCAAACTGCATTACCTTGTTTCAAATAAGTTCAGCACATTTACCTGCTAACTGAGGCTTCAACTCGGCCTTAGGCACGACTACAAATACGAATATTAACACTGTTGAAGGCAGAAATTTGCAGAATTAGTAACTATGTCAATAAGGAAtcataaatttaatagaaaaatttatgtatCGTACATATAATGTAGCAGTGCCtaaggaaagaaagaataaataagaaacgagattaaagttagtaacgtcaACGTAATAtaagacaaaaagaaaatcactATCTTGCAACTTTAGAATGAATTAAGTATGTTTTACTTCATTATGGTTCactaaattttattcaactttcaagttgcgaaataacgttttttctaataatgatTCATTAAGTTAAGTTGACGAACTGTGACTTGATAATAAAAACGGTTTTCATTCACACAAATTGTCTACGTTTGCGCCATCGTTACTCCCCGATTTAGCATGCTggattaaatatattttgaagACATAGATTTGCGCTTTTGAAAGTTCAATTTGCACAATTACAAGGCTTTAGGAATCTACCTTACATAGTAGTAAGAGTTACGAATTTAATAATCATTGGTAATGCTTTGATTTGGAATGTATAACAACTAAGAATGTACTAAATAGTGTGTATTGTTTAAATCAAAGCTTATAAGAAGACAATATCAAGCCATCCACTCAAGTTTCGTCGAAAAGAAATGATCAAGAATTTTCCAAAGTTACAGAATAATCGATTAgcttaatttctttcaatgttTCAAGAATTGTTACATCAAAATCAAAACTGTGTCATAGTTTCgaatattcttcaaattctATAACTTTGCCAGAAATTCCAGGTCGGACAATCGATCTTTTTCTTCAGATTGTTGTCTTATAAAAATCCACGACGAATTGCCGAATGTATTAAAATTTCCTAAGCTCAATCTAAGACATGATATTCATGAGTCTACCATCCATTCCGTTCGTGTTTTACAAATCCACCAACATTTACTTGTTTACGATAATATCCAGCACACTATCAGCCTGGCATGTTAAGTAACCGCAGATCTGGTctgttttgaaattgaataacgcAGCATAACTTGAGATTTCTAAGTATTTggttcaaaaaatatcatctcgCAAAAATTCCATGCAAAATAAGATGAAAGTTATATATTTTCCAATGTAACTGTatgaaaatcgaaaacaaGCCTTATCGAAAATTTCGGATTGGAAAtgtttcaattgaattttcatttcttctgcgcaagaaaaagaaacaggaAAAGAAAGATAGAACGATATTTGCAAGCATGACAAATCTCGGACACCAACACCAAACTCAATCACAGGAGAAATATGAATAACCTGGTATTTTCGCCCTGTTCCAGCGGCGGAATCAGAATTTTGACGGGCACCTTGTTTTTCCTCCTGGCAGCGTTCAAAACGCAGTCATTtcttatacataataatatccACAAATCACGAATTGCAATAAACAATATATACCTtcaattgattaaataaaaacaacaaattcCTTGCCAAAAATTGATTAGACTTATGCAAGGAATGGTAATAGATTTATTAATGCATTAGTATTTCACAGAACAATAATTCAGTCGACAATCATCACATTCGAATCAGAATTTCATGAACACCGTTTGAAGCATTACTTCAACAGCctccaaaagaaaaaagtattgcAATATTGTTGAATGAAACCCTCATGCccaatgaaaattgaattaatgcATAGATGtatgatattgaaatttgttaaaaacaaattactATCACACTTACGGCTTCTTCCCTTTACTGCCGCGATTCTTTTTGCAACCAACATCTTGTTGATCGCTGTTCAAATGCACATCTTCCGTTCTGTGGATGGGACTGGGGGACGTAGTGAACTGTATATTGTCTTCATTTGGAGAAGATGCGCCACGGGGGTCAGGACTTTGGACTGAAGGGCTGGCGCCATGCTCTAAAATTCTGTAATTAATCAAGTATTAGTAATCAGAAAAATATCCTTGGCAGCACAATCAATTTAAAACGGCGACATACTCTGCAACAATATATTCTGGCTCTAACTCTTGTTCGGTTGGATCTAGCTCGTGTATAACTGGACCTGTAGGCGATGTGTTGACCTAGAAGAGAAAATGTTATTTGACGAAAAAGTTTCGGAAGTCACTTAGAAACTTGATTCTAGTTTTTCCCAGACACTACTTGTCCCAGCTGCTAAGGTAAGTATCGTAAGTCATGGATTCAAATCTTTCATCAGATCATCCTACCTTAACATTTGACATTTTGCTTTGTTTGGCTCTCTGACGATTGGGATCATCGATCATCAGAGGATATCGCCTTTTGACGGAAAGACCTCCTGCTCCTCCGTTCCTCGATGGTTGAACAAGTGTGACCAAGAAGTGGATCAGTTTGTTGACAATCTGTTGCTGCTTGATGTGCTTCTGCCTGAGCATTGCCAGCTCTCTCCACAGAGCTTCATTCTCTCGTTTCATCGTGCCCAACCTAGAGTCGAGGTGTTCCTGTCGACCACGCATGCTTCTTACTTCCGTCAACATTTTGTTCATAAGTTCTGGTTTTATTATGGGTTGCGCCGTATCTTGACTTTTGCTGGACGCTATCTGCAATTATCAGGTTCCAAAATTTGCAATGACTTAGCGGCTAGTGTACGATGTTAAaggtttgatattttcaatagAATTTGAGTGTAACACATTTCTCAAGATATCGCCCAAGAATTGAACATGTACTTGTTAGATTAAAAACAGTGACATGACTTTAGATCAACaatgaaaacttttgaaaaatgaatatggaaaaaaacaaaactattACTTTTCGTTTGATATGCTCCAAGAGGCAAGGATGTCCTTTACAGAAATACTGATGTGcaaattccatttcatccTTGTCACACTTCAACCCTCCTAATTCAACGGATACTTTCTTGTGAAATCCATCTGTAAAAGTGCGCAAGCAACGTAgtgttgaatttaaaaatttttacatcatcGAATACtgtttattttgaaaaaaatgtcactttCAGAGAAGTTGAAATTCTGTTTGAAATGTTTATTCACTAATAATAAATACGTACACATGTTAAGCTGCCGGACAAAACTTGCCATGTTGTTATGCTTGTAATAATGAGGCAGTAACTCTCGAGCAAACTGTG from Neodiprion lecontei isolate iyNeoLeco1 chromosome 1, iyNeoLeco1.1, whole genome shotgun sequence includes these protein-coding regions:
- the LOC107225765 gene encoding heat shock factor protein isoform X1, translated to MHTITELGASVPAFLGKLWKLVEDPETDDLICWAPSGTSFFIRNQAQFARELLPHYYKHNNMASFVRQLNMYGFHKKVSVELGGLKCDKDEMEFAHQYFCKGHPCLLEHIKRKIASSKSQDTAQPIIKPELMNKMLTEVRSMRGRQEHLDSRLGTMKRENEALWRELAMLRQKHIKQQQIVNKLIHFLVTLVQPSRNGGAGGLSVKRRYPLMIDDPNRQRAKQSKMSNVKVNTSPTGPVIHELDPTEQELEPEYIVAEILEHGASPSVQSPDPRGASSPNEDNIQFTTSPSPIHRTEDVHLNSDQQDVGCKKNRGSKGKKPNDCVLNAARRKNKVPVKILIPPLEQGENTREETLYLEVPATTSSSPPPEKTLPVEIKRNMKPVPLAVVRSSKLAAMAANMKSSTDFDLDLDIDSVGSAEDDRIVDNVSPTEKLQKLDEILLIPDTIENDNEDVSDDEAYKDLPSQERSTGNEADNWIKNREVITNNNGEGSSAASSDLSLSCLNDPIRLGPTDEVDNHVETVQSELDNLRELLRGEGYSIDANALLGLFGADDPMSFGIPMNPELDPHAQMHREREGDDMELNGGGELMTYNPPQNFLDFDNDIFLGATSSLSSPLNNSTNNYQDSYDFEDSKASLLESLNAVNDNLESS
- the LOC107225765 gene encoding heat shock factor protein isoform X2 translates to MHTITELGASVPAFLGKLWKLVEDPETDDLICWAPSGTSFFIRNQAQFARELLPHYYKHNNMASFVRQLNMYGFHKKVSVELGGLKCDKDEMEFAHQYFCKGHPCLLEHIKRKIASSKSQDTAQPIIKPELMNKMLTEVRSMRGRQEHLDSRLGTMKRENEALWRELAMLRQKHIKQQQIVNKLIHFLVTLVQPSRNGGAGGLSVKRRYPLMIDDPNRQRAKQSKMSNVKVNTSPTGPVIHELDPTEQELEPEYIVAEILEHGASPSVQSPDPRGASSPNEDNIQFTTSPSPIHRTEDVHLNSDQQDVGCKKNRGSKGKKPNDCVLNAARRKNKVPVKILIPPLEQGENTREETLYLEVPATTSSSPPPEKTLPVEIKRNMKPVPLAVVRSSKLAAMAANMKSSTDFDLDLDIDSVGSAEDDRIVDNVSPTEKLQKLDEILLIPDTIENDNEDVSDDEAYKDLPSQERSTGNEADNWIKNREVITNNNGEGSSAASSDLSLSCLNDPIRDEVDNHVETVQSELDNLRELLRGEGYSIDANALLGLFGADDPMSFGIPMNPELDPHAQMHREREGDDMELNGGGELMTYNPPQNFLDFDNDIFLGATSSLSSPLNNSTNNYQDSYDFEDSKASLLESLNAVNDNLESS
- the LOC107225765 gene encoding heat shock factor protein isoform X3, with the protein product MHTITELGASVPAFLGKLWKLVEDPETDDLICWAPSGTSFFIRNQAQFARELLPHYYKHNNMASFVRQLNMYGFHKKVSVELGGLKCDKDEMEFAHQYFCKGHPCLLEHIKRKIASSKSQDTAQPIIKPELMNKMLTEVRSMRGRQEHLDSRLGTMKRENEALWRELAMLRQKHIKQQQIVNKLIHFLVTLVQPSRNGGAGGLSVKRRYPLMIDDPNRQRAKQSKMSNVKVNTSPTGPVIHELDPTEQELEPEYIVAEILEHGASPSVQSPDPRGASSPNEDNIQFTTSPSPIHRTEDVHLNSDQQDVGCKKNRGSKGKKPRKNKVPVKILIPPLEQGENTREETLYLEVPATTSSSPPPEKTLPVEIKRNMKPVPLAVVRSSKLAAMAANMKSSTDFDLDLDIDSVGSAEDDRIVDNVSPTEKLQKLDEILLIPDTIENDNEDVSDDEAYKDLPSQERSTGNEADNWIKNREVITNNNGEGSSAASSDLSLSCLNDPIRLGPTDEVDNHVETVQSELDNLRELLRGEGYSIDANALLGLFGADDPMSFGIPMNPELDPHAQMHREREGDDMELNGGGELMTYNPPQNFLDFDNDIFLGATSSLSSPLNNSTNNYQDSYDFEDSKASLLESLNAVNDNLESS
- the LOC107225765 gene encoding heat shock factor protein isoform X4; this encodes MHTITELGASVPAFLGKLWKLVEDPETDDLICWAPSGTSFFIRNQAQFARELLPHYYKHNNMASFVRQLNMYGFHKKVSVELGGLKCDKDEMEFAHQYFCKGHPCLLEHIKRKIASSKSQDTAQPIIKPELMNKMLTEVRSMRGRQEHLDSRLGTMKRENEALWRELAMLRQKHIKQQQIVNKLIHFLVTLVQPSRNGGAGGLSVKRRYPLMIDDPNRQRAKQSKMSNVKVNTSPTGPVIHELDPTEQELEPEYIVAEILEHGASPSVQSPDPRGASSPNEDNIQFTTSPSPIHRTEDVHLNSDQQDVGCKKNRGSKGKKPEETLYLEVPATTSSSPPPEKTLPVEIKRNMKPVPLAVVRSSKLAAMAANMKSSTDFDLDLDIDSVGSAEDDRIVDNVSPTEKLQKLDEILLIPDTIENDNEDVSDDEAYKDLPSQERSTGNEADNWIKNREVITNNNGEGSSAASSDLSLSCLNDPIRLGPTDEVDNHVETVQSELDNLRELLRGEGYSIDANALLGLFGADDPMSFGIPMNPELDPHAQMHREREGDDMELNGGGELMTYNPPQNFLDFDNDIFLGATSSLSSPLNNSTNNYQDSYDFEDSKASLLESLNAVNDNLESS